TAGCCCATCTTGAACGATAGATTTCACCAATTTCTTCGGCATTTAGGTCAAATCGATTGGTGATGATGCGAATATCGTTACCTTTAGAGTCTATCGTCTCGATGAGACGAAACACATTTTCTGTACGAGATTGAGTTGTTCCACAAACAACCATAGAATCGGATTTGATCGGGCTGCCTTCTGTCACTTGAAAGGTTTCAAGTGTACGAATGACTGCATTTTTCTTGAGACGAGAAGCAAAAAATATCCCTTTGTCAGAGAAACGATCAAATTTTTCGTAATCAACATATCCGCGATCAAACACATACATGGCTTCCTTGTCATCGACTAGGACTTCAAGTTGGTTACGGTCATGCTCCTGCGCATTCGTTATGGTCACTTTGTCTGGATAAACTTGTTGTTTGTCCATGAACACCAAT
This is a stretch of genomic DNA from Caldalkalibacillus salinus. It encodes these proteins:
- a CDS encoding IS4 family transposase is translated as NEVDTSLLAKLFLDLVQTIQGHKQHRIPKGMPLKIIDSSTVPLNLTHYKWATFRKTKSGVKLHLRLVFMDKQQVYPDKVTITNAQEHDRNQLEVLVDDKEAMYVFDRGYVDYEKFDRFSDKGIFFASRLKKNAVIRTLETFQVTEGSPIKSDSMVVCGTTQSRTENVFRLIETIDSKGNDIRIITNRFDLNAEEIGEIYRSRWA